The window ACCGTTTGAGCCTGGGAATTCAATCCACCCATGCGGAGCTTTTAAAGCGGCTGGGCCGCATTCATACGGTGGAGCAGGCCAAAGAGGCGGTGGATTTTGCCGGAAAGGCCGGTTTTAACAATATTAACCTGGATTTAATCTTTGGCCTGCCCGGCCAGACCGTGGAGCAATGGCAGCAATCCTTGTCCCAGGTTTTAGCCCTTTCCCCGCAACACCTCTCCTGTTATGGTCTGCAATTGGAAGAAGGAACCCCCCTCTGCCGGTCGGTGGATAAGGGGGAACTGGAAGCCTGCCCCGAAGAATGGGAATTAACCATGTACCGGACCGCCATAGAGACCTTGGCGGCCGCCGGCTACCGGCATTATGAAATATCCAATTTCTCCAGGGACGGCTACCGCTGCAGGCACAACCTGAACTACTGGCAGAACGGCCAGTATCTGGGATTCGGCCCCGCGGCCCACTCCCACCTGGGAGGAACACGCTGGGGAAATACAGAGAATATCATGAACTATGTCCGGCTGTTGCAGGAAGGGCAGAGGCCGATCCTGGAGATTAAGAAACTGTCAAAAGGGGAACAAATGGAAGAGACGGCTTTTCTTGGTCTGCGGCTGATGGAAGGCCTTTCTTTGGATGCTTTTAAACAAAGATACGGGCGGGAATTTCTGGAGGTCTTTGGCCAACAGGTTCACGATTTGCAAAAAAAGGGCCTGGTTCAATTGGAGGCAGGCCATCTGAAGTTAACCTCCCAGGGCTTGCCGGTAGCCAACCGGGTTTTTGCCGAGTTTATCCAGGTGGTGGAGGAATTTTCGCAGTAGGATGCAACGGTATTTTCCATTTACAGCAAGGAGATTGCTTGACAAACGAAGGCCTATTTGCTAAATTTTATTTAGAATTAGCACTCAATAAGATAGAGTGCTAACAAGGGGGGTGCTCCGATGTGAAAATGGATGAACGAAAACAGCAGATCCTTTTAGCCATTATTAAGGATTACATTTCCACGGCGGAACCCGTTGGTTCACGAACCATCTCCCGAAAATATGATTTAGGCGTGAGTCCGGCAACCATTCGCAATGAAATGTCGGATCTGGAGGAAATGGGCTTTATTGAACAGCCCCATACTTCTGCCGGTCGAATTCCGTCCAATTTAGGCTATCGCTATTATGTGGACTGTTTAATGCAGCGGGAAGAACTGACCCGGGAAGAGGAGGAAACCATTCTCCAGGGTTATGAAAAAAAGGTGCGGGAAGTAGGCGAGGTGATTAGCCGAACCGGCCGAATGATGGCCCGGATGACCAATTACACCGCTTTGGTAAGGACGCCTCAACTAAGCAAAAGCACCTATAAACATATTCAACTGGTATTAATGGCACCCTCCCAGGCTCTGTTGATTGTGGTTATGGATATGGGGGCGGTTCACCACCAGATGATGACAGTCCCTGAAAATATAACTCAGGAGGATCTGGAGCAAATTTCTTCGGTTTTAAACGCCAAACTTCAGG is drawn from Desulforamulus ruminis DSM 2154 and contains these coding sequences:
- the hrcA gene encoding heat-inducible transcriptional repressor HrcA, translated to MKMDERKQQILLAIIKDYISTAEPVGSRTISRKYDLGVSPATIRNEMSDLEEMGFIEQPHTSAGRIPSNLGYRYYVDCLMQREELTREEEETILQGYEKKVREVGEVISRTGRMMARMTNYTALVRTPQLSKSTYKHIQLVLMAPSQALLIVVMDMGAVHHQMMTVPENITQEDLEQISSVLNAKLQGRTMDSIRLTLIKEIYFELSKHRNILDIAFQLMQDQLHLEKEDKVHLEGVFNILNQPEFHNVDRVKVMLSLLEQEESLSQLLMPFEDSRDVTVRIGSENPRQEMQNCSVVTATYKVGNQVLGTVGVLGPTRMDYAKVITVVDYMTKNLSRVLEEMMKGHYK
- the hemW gene encoding radical SAM family heme chaperone HemW, producing MPLGLYIHVPFCLRKCLYCDFTSYPYQQDLLEKYLEGLWLEMEYYRQELSPEHKQIATIFVGGGTPTCLVSGQLTEMLEQVGKRFQILPDAEITVEANPGTVSLTSLKELKAAGFNRLSLGIQSTHAELLKRLGRIHTVEQAKEAVDFAGKAGFNNINLDLIFGLPGQTVEQWQQSLSQVLALSPQHLSCYGLQLEEGTPLCRSVDKGELEACPEEWELTMYRTAIETLAAAGYRHYEISNFSRDGYRCRHNLNYWQNGQYLGFGPAAHSHLGGTRWGNTENIMNYVRLLQEGQRPILEIKKLSKGEQMEETAFLGLRLMEGLSLDAFKQRYGREFLEVFGQQVHDLQKKGLVQLEAGHLKLTSQGLPVANRVFAEFIQVVEEFSQ